The Amorphus orientalis genomic interval GCCACTCGGCGTGTGCGTGGGCATCGGCGCGTGGAACTACCCGACCCAGATCGCATGCTGGAAGGCGGCGCCGGCACTCGCCTGCGGCAATGCCATGGTGTTCAAGCCGTCCGAGCTCACGCCGCTGTCGACCCTGAAGATCGCCGAGATCTTCATGGAGGCAGGCGCCCCGGCGGGCCTGTTCAACGTGGTCCAGGGCATGGGCGAGGTCGGCGCCGCGCTGACCACCCATCCGCTGACGGCGAAGGTGTCGCTGACCGGATCGGTACCCACCGGCGGCAAGGTCTACGCGGCGGCCGCCTCCGGCATGCGCCACGCGACCATGGAGCTCGGCGGCAAGTCGCCGATGATCGTGTTCGACGACGCCGACATCGAGGATGCCGTCGGCGGCGCGATGCTGGGCAACTTCTACTCGGCCGGACAGATCTGCTCCAACGGCACCCGGGTGTTCGTGCAGGCCGGCCTCGAGGAGCGGTTCCTGGAGCGGCTGATCGAACGCACGAAGGAGATCCGGCTCGGCGATCCGATGGATCCGGAAACCCAGATGGGGCCGCTGGTCTCCGAGGCCCAGCGCGAGAAGGTGCTCGGCTACATCGAGACCGGCAAGCGCGAGGGCGCGACGCTGGCCCATGGCGGCGGCGTTCCCTCCGGCGGCCTGTTCGACAAGGGCGCCTTCGTGGAGCCGACGATCTTCTCAGACGTCACTGACGAGATGACGATCGCGCGCGAAGAGATCTTCGGGCCGGTGCTGTCGCTGCTCACCTTCGAGACGGAGGAAGAGGCGGTGGAGCGCGCCAACGCGACGCCGTTCGGGCTCGCGGCTGGCGTCTTCACCGGCGACATCACCCGCGCCCACCGGGTCGCCGGTGCGCTGGAGGCGGGCATCTGCTGGATCAACGCCTACAACCTGACGCCGGTCGAGGCGCCGTTCGGCGGCGTGAAGCAATCCGGCTTCGGTCGCGAGAACGGTCGGGCGGCGATGGAATTCTATTCCCAGCTCAAGACCATTCATGTCGGCCTCGCGCCGGTGGACAGCCCTTACTGATCTGAAACCGAGGCGGCGCCGGATCGAGGGTCCGGCGACCGAGAATAGACATATGACCGAAGTGGATTTCGTGATCGTCGGCTCCGGCTCCGCCGGGGCGGCATTGGCCGCACGCCTGTCGGAGGACGGCAAGCATTCCGTGCTCGTGCTGGAATATGGCGGCTCGGACGTGGGCCCGTTCATCCAGATGCCGGCCGCGCTGTCCTATCCGATGAACATGGACCGCTACGACTGGGGCTTCGCATCGGAGCCTGAGCCGGGTCTCGGCGGCCGGCGGCTGGTGACGCCGCGCGGCAAGGTGATCGGCGGCTCGTCGTCCATCAACGGGATGGTCTATGTGCGCGGCCACGCGCGCGATTTCGACCACTGGGCGGAGAGCGGGGCCACCGGCTGGGCCTATGCCGACGTGCTTCCCTACTATAAGCGGATGGAGAACTGGCACGACGGGGGGCACGGCGGCGACCCGGACTGGCGTGGAAAGTCGGGTCCGCTGCACGTTTCGCGCGGCAAGCGCGACAACCCGCTCTTCCACGCCTTCGTGGAGGCGGGCCGGCAGGCCGGCTTCGAACTGACGGACGACTACAACGGCGAGAAGCAGGAAGGCTTCGGGCCGATGGAGCAGACGGTCTGGAAAGGGCGGCGCTGGTCGACGGCGAACGCCTATCTGAAGCCGGCGCTCAAACGCTCCAACCTCGACCTGATGCGCTGCTTCGCCCGCAAAGTGGTGATCGAGAACGGGCGTGCCGTCGGCGTGGAGATCGAGCGCGGCGGCAAGGTCGAGGTGGTGCGGGCCCGCCGCGAGGTGATCCTGTCGGCCTCGTCGATCAATACCCCGAAACTCCTGATGCTGTCCGGCATCGGTCCCGGTGCGCATCTCTCGGAATACGGGATCGACGTGGTCGCGGACCGTCCGGGCGTCGGCAAGAACCTGCAGGATCACCTAGAGGTCTACGTCCAGCAGGCGTGCACCCAGCCGATCACGCTCTACAAATACTGGAACCTTTGGGGCAAGGCGCGGGTCGGCGCGGAGTGGCTGTTCTTCAAGACCGGCCACGGCGCCTCCAACCAGTTCGAGAGCGCGGCGTTCCTGCGGTCGAAGCCGGGCGTGGAATATCCCGACATCCAGTATCACTTCATGCCGATCGCGGTGCGCTATGACGGCCAGGCGGCGGCGGAAGGCCACGGCTTCCAGGCCCATGTCGGGCCGATGCGGTCACCCTCGCGCGGAGAGATCACGCTGAAGAGCGCCGATCCGGCCGAGGCGCCGCGGATCGTCTTCAACTACATGTCCACGGAGCAGGACTGGATCGACTTCCGCCACTGCGTGCGGCTGACCCGGGAGATCTTTTCCCAGCCGGCGTTCGAGCCCTATCGCGGCAAGGAGATCCAGCCGGGCGCCGACGCCCAGAGCGACGAGGCGCTCGATGCCTTCATCGCCGAGAACGCCGAAAGCGCCTACCACCCGTGCGGAACGGCGAAGATGGGCCGGGCCGACGACCCGATGGCGGTGGTCGATCCGGAATGCCGGGTGATCGGCGTGGACGGGCTGCGGGTGGTGGATTCGTCGATCTTCCCGCGCATCCCCAACGGCAACCTGAACGGTCCGTCGATCATGGTGGGCGAGAAAGCCTCCGATCTCATTCTCGGCAAGCCGCCGCTGCCGGCCGACAACGCCGAGCCCTGGATCAATCCGCGCTGGGAAACGTCCGACCGCTGAGCGCTGCGACGGAAGACGGACAGTCCGGGACGCCGTCCGGTCCCAAAAAGAAAGCCCGCCAGATCGGGGATCTGGCGGGCCTTTTTTCGTTGAGGGGAAGGGGCGTTAGCCGACCCGGTCGAGGGCCTCGCCGATGGTGGCGGCGATCTGCTCGATCTGATCGGGCTCGACGATGAGCGGCGGCGACAGGGCGATCGTGTCGGCCGTGACGCGGACCATCACCCCGTTCTGGTAGCAGTCGAGGAAGACCTCGTAGCCGCGCTTGCCGACCGCGTCGGGACGCGGCGAGAGCTCGATGCCGGCGACCAGACCCATGGTGCGGATGTCGATCACGTTGGGCTTGGTCTTGAGGCCGTGAATGGCGGTCTGCCACGCGTCCTCCAGCTCGGCCGCCCGGGTGAACAGGCCTTCCTGCTGGTAGATGTCGAGGGAGGCGATGGCGGCCGCGCAGGCCGCCGGGTGGCCGGAATAGGTGTAGCCGTGGAAGAGCTCGATGGCGGCCTCCGGGCCGTGCATCAGCGCGTCGTGGACGGTGCGGCTGGCGAACACGGCGCCCATCGGGACGGTGCCGTTGGTCAGCCCCTTGGCGGTGGTCATCAGGTCCGGGACGACACCGATCCGGTCGGCGGCGAACGGCGTGCCGAGGCGCCCGAAGCCGGTGATGACCTCGTCGAAGATCAACAGGATGCCGTGCTTGGTGCAGATCTCGCGCAGGCGCTCCAGATAGCCCTTCGGCGGGATCAGGACGCCGGTCGAGCCGGCCACCGGCTCCACGATGCAGGCCGCGATGGTCTCCGCGCCGTGCAGCGCCACCAGCCGCTCCAGATCGTCGGCGAGATCGGCGCCGTGCTCCGGCTGTCCCTTCACGAAGCTGTTGCGCTCCGGGTCGTGGGTGTGGCGCAGATGATCGGTGCCGGGAAGCTGGCTGAAGACGCGGCGGTTGTTGACGATGCCGCCGACGGAGATGCCGCCGAAGCCGACGCCGTGATAGCCGCGCTCGCGGCCGATCAGCCGGGTGCGGCTGCTCTGGCCGATGGCGCGCTGATAGGCGAGCGCAATCTTCAGCGCGGTGTCGACGGATTCGGAACCGGAGTTGGTGTAGAAGATGCGGTCGAGGGTGGCGTCGCCCTCGCCGGGGGCGATCTCGGCCAGCCGCTCGGCCAGATCGAAGGCGATCGGGTGGCCCATCTGGAACGACGGCGCATAGTCGAGCCGCATCAGCTGTTCGCCCACCGAGGTGGCGATCCGCTCGCGGCCGTGGCCGGCGTTCACGCACCACAGACCGGCGGTGCCGTCGAGGACCTTGCGGCCGTCGTCGGTCGTGTAGTGCATCCCTTCGGCCGACACGAGCAGGCGCGGCGCCTGCTTGAATTGCCGGTTCGCCGTAAACGGCATCCAGAAGCTGTCCAGCACGGGCGCGTTCGGCTTGTTCACGATGTTCATGGCGACCTCCAATGGCTGCTCGATTGACGTCACGATTTGCCATATCGAACAAGCCGTTTTTTCGCGTAGCATAACTCCCTGAAAACATTGAATGCGAGGGAGCGGGTTTTCGATATGTCGAACACTCGAAAAGGGCAGCCGCCGGCGCCGATCGATATCGGCGGACGTCTCAGGCAACTGCGCATGGCGCGCAACCTGTCGCAGCGCGAACTGGCCAAGCGCGTCGGGGTTACAAATTCCACCATCTCGCTGATCGAATCAAACGGGTCGAACCCGTCGGTCGGCGCGCTGAAGCGGATTCTCGACGGGCTGCCGATCGGGCTGGCGGAATTCTTCGCCTACGAGCCGGACCGGCCGCAGAAGGCCTTCTACCGGTCCGACGAGCTGGTCGAGATCGGCAAGGGGCCGATCTCCTTCCGCCAGGTCGGCGAGATGATGTTCGGGCGCAGCCTGCAGATCCTGAAGGAGTGCTACCAGCCCGGCTCCGACACCGGGAAGGTGCCGCTGGTGCACGAGGGCGAGGAGGGCGGCATCGTGCTGTCCGGCCGGCTGGAGGTGACGGTGGACGAGGAGCGCCGGGTGCTCGGGCCGGGCGACGCGTACTATTTCGAAAGCCGGCGGCCGCACCGGTTCCGCTGCGTCGGGCCGCAACCCTGCGAGGTGGTCAGCGCGTGCACGCCGCCGACCTTCTGAGCCGGCCGGCCGGCGCATTGCGGTTGCGTCGGGCGCCGTCATGGGGTCAATCAGGGCGGGTCCGGGGCGTGCTGGCTCCGGCTCGATAAATGAGGGAGGGGCATGATGAGGGCCATCCGCATCGCCGTCGCATCGCTGGTCGCGGTCATGGTCGCAGCCGTCGGGGGTTGGGGACCGGAGACGGCGTCCGCCCAGTCGCGGGACGAGACCCTGCGCATGGTGGTGAGCGGCACCATCAACACCCTCGACCCGATGACGCTGGGCGCCACCCCAGCCTCGATCGCGTTGAGTGCGGCGACCTACGACCGGCTGGTGGCCTTCGAGCGCGAGCCGCAGAAGGGCGAGGCCGGAATCTACGTGTTCGACTTCGAGCGATTGCGCGGCGAACTGGCGGAGCGGGTGGAGGTCAGCGACGACGGGCTGACGATCACCGTCCATCTGCGCCCGGACGCCACCTGGCAGGACGGGTCGCCGGTGACGGCGGACGACGTGAAATGGTCGCTCGACCGGGCCGTCAGCGCCAAAACCATGTCCAAGGCGCAGCTGAAGACCGGCTCGCTGACCAGCCCGGACCAGTTCGAGATCGTGGATGAGCAGACGGTGGAGATCACGCTGCCCCATGTCGACCGGCTGGCGCTGGCCAACCTCGCCTCGCTCTACGCGCCGATGTTCAACAGCGCGCTGGTGAAGCGCGAGGCGGGACCCGACGATCCGTGGGGCGTGGAGTGGCTGCAGGCCAACACCGCCAGCAGCGGCGCCTACGAGGTGGAGAGCTTCCGGCCGGGCGAGGCGGTGGTGCTGTCGCGCAACGACGCATGGACCGGTGGGCAGATGCCGGACTTTCCGCGCGTGATCGTGCAGACCGTGCCGGAACCCGCGCTGCGCGCCGCCCTGGTGGAGCGGGGCGACGCCGACGTGACCACGGATCTCCTGCCGGAGGACCTGGCCCGGCTGCGCGATGCCGACGACGTGAAGGTGATTTCCGCGCCGCGCCCGACGGCGTTCACGGCGGTGATCTTCAACACGCAGATGGCGCCGTTCGACGATCCGCTGGTGCGTCAGGCGGTGGCGCTGGCGCTGCCCTATGAGGCGATGCTGCAGGCGGCGGTGTCCGGCTTCGGCGGCAAGCTCTACGGGGCGGAGTGGACCGACGGGCCGCCCTCGGCCCAGTTCCCCCAGGCGCTGCCGCTCGACACCGACATTGCGGCGGCGAAGGCGAAGCTCGCCGAGGCCGGCTATCCGGACGGGTTCGAGACGACGCTTTCCTACTCCGTCAACCGGGCGTCCTGGGCCGAACCGGCTGCCGCCCTGGTGCAGGAGGCGCTGGCCAGGATCGGAATCCGGGTGGACGTGCGCAAGCTGCCGGACCCGCAGATGGCCGAGGCGATCACCGAGAAGACGCTGCCGATGCTGCTGGAGCGCTCCTACGCGCTGTTTCCGTCCGCCGACTATTTCTTCCGGATTTTCCTGAGCGGCTCGTCGCGCTGGAATTTTTCGAGCTGGTTGAACGAGACCGTGGACGCCCTGATCGAGGAGGCGCGGTTCGAGCCGGACCCGGAGACCTATGACCGTCTGGCCAAGGAGATGATCGCGATCGCGGCCGACGAGGTGCCGATGGCGCTGCTCTGGCAGCCGACCCAGGACGTGGTGATGGGCGCCGACATCGACGGCTTCACCACCTGGTACCACTACTATGTCGACGTGCGGGATCTCGGGCGCGACTGAGACCGAAGCCGTGCGGTGCCGCGCAGGACCCGCGCGGACCGGGCAGGATGAGCGAT includes:
- the betB gene encoding betaine-aldehyde dehydrogenase, yielding MRAQPTASHFVDGAYLEDEAGTPFDSIHSATGEVIARLHAATPAVIDKAMKAAARAQKEWAATPPAARARVLRKAADLIYANNQALSELEALDTAKPIQETLVADATSGAEALEWFSAQAASIAGEAVPLGTDFAYTVREPLGVCVGIGAWNYPTQIACWKAAPALACGNAMVFKPSELTPLSTLKIAEIFMEAGAPAGLFNVVQGMGEVGAALTTHPLTAKVSLTGSVPTGGKVYAAAASGMRHATMELGGKSPMIVFDDADIEDAVGGAMLGNFYSAGQICSNGTRVFVQAGLEERFLERLIERTKEIRLGDPMDPETQMGPLVSEAQREKVLGYIETGKREGATLAHGGGVPSGGLFDKGAFVEPTIFSDVTDEMTIAREEIFGPVLSLLTFETEEEAVERANATPFGLAAGVFTGDITRAHRVAGALEAGICWINAYNLTPVEAPFGGVKQSGFGRENGRAAMEFYSQLKTIHVGLAPVDSPY
- the betA gene encoding choline dehydrogenase; its protein translation is MTEVDFVIVGSGSAGAALAARLSEDGKHSVLVLEYGGSDVGPFIQMPAALSYPMNMDRYDWGFASEPEPGLGGRRLVTPRGKVIGGSSSINGMVYVRGHARDFDHWAESGATGWAYADVLPYYKRMENWHDGGHGGDPDWRGKSGPLHVSRGKRDNPLFHAFVEAGRQAGFELTDDYNGEKQEGFGPMEQTVWKGRRWSTANAYLKPALKRSNLDLMRCFARKVVIENGRAVGVEIERGGKVEVVRARREVILSASSINTPKLLMLSGIGPGAHLSEYGIDVVADRPGVGKNLQDHLEVYVQQACTQPITLYKYWNLWGKARVGAEWLFFKTGHGASNQFESAAFLRSKPGVEYPDIQYHFMPIAVRYDGQAAAEGHGFQAHVGPMRSPSRGEITLKSADPAEAPRIVFNYMSTEQDWIDFRHCVRLTREIFSQPAFEPYRGKEIQPGADAQSDEALDAFIAENAESAYHPCGTAKMGRADDPMAVVDPECRVIGVDGLRVVDSSIFPRIPNGNLNGPSIMVGEKASDLILGKPPLPADNAEPWINPRWETSDR
- a CDS encoding aspartate aminotransferase family protein, whose protein sequence is MNIVNKPNAPVLDSFWMPFTANRQFKQAPRLLVSAEGMHYTTDDGRKVLDGTAGLWCVNAGHGRERIATSVGEQLMRLDYAPSFQMGHPIAFDLAERLAEIAPGEGDATLDRIFYTNSGSESVDTALKIALAYQRAIGQSSRTRLIGRERGYHGVGFGGISVGGIVNNRRVFSQLPGTDHLRHTHDPERNSFVKGQPEHGADLADDLERLVALHGAETIAACIVEPVAGSTGVLIPPKGYLERLREICTKHGILLIFDEVITGFGRLGTPFAADRIGVVPDLMTTAKGLTNGTVPMGAVFASRTVHDALMHGPEAAIELFHGYTYSGHPAACAAAIASLDIYQQEGLFTRAAELEDAWQTAIHGLKTKPNVIDIRTMGLVAGIELSPRPDAVGKRGYEVFLDCYQNGVMVRVTADTIALSPPLIVEPDQIEQIAATIGEALDRVG
- a CDS encoding cupin domain-containing protein; its protein translation is MSNTRKGQPPAPIDIGGRLRQLRMARNLSQRELAKRVGVTNSTISLIESNGSNPSVGALKRILDGLPIGLAEFFAYEPDRPQKAFYRSDELVEIGKGPISFRQVGEMMFGRSLQILKECYQPGSDTGKVPLVHEGEEGGIVLSGRLEVTVDEERRVLGPGDAYYFESRRPHRFRCVGPQPCEVVSACTPPTF
- a CDS encoding ABC transporter substrate-binding protein; its protein translation is MMRAIRIAVASLVAVMVAAVGGWGPETASAQSRDETLRMVVSGTINTLDPMTLGATPASIALSAATYDRLVAFEREPQKGEAGIYVFDFERLRGELAERVEVSDDGLTITVHLRPDATWQDGSPVTADDVKWSLDRAVSAKTMSKAQLKTGSLTSPDQFEIVDEQTVEITLPHVDRLALANLASLYAPMFNSALVKREAGPDDPWGVEWLQANTASSGAYEVESFRPGEAVVLSRNDAWTGGQMPDFPRVIVQTVPEPALRAALVERGDADVTTDLLPEDLARLRDADDVKVISAPRPTAFTAVIFNTQMAPFDDPLVRQAVALALPYEAMLQAAVSGFGGKLYGAEWTDGPPSAQFPQALPLDTDIAAAKAKLAEAGYPDGFETTLSYSVNRASWAEPAAALVQEALARIGIRVDVRKLPDPQMAEAITEKTLPMLLERSYALFPSADYFFRIFLSGSSRWNFSSWLNETVDALIEEARFEPDPETYDRLAKEMIAIAADEVPMALLWQPTQDVVMGADIDGFTTWYHYYVDVRDLGRD